TGGAGACGACCATGGTTCGACGCATCGACTAGCTGGCATGACAAAACTATGGAGATCGCTCAAAGTTCCCAACAAAAGGTCCTGACACTTATCAACTATTCTACCAATCATCAGCTAATGTTTAATTAAATAATTATATATGTGTATAAATAATGTCATCAGTAAATAGACCAACTTTTTCCTCTAAGCAAACGACTCCTTTCTCACCTTTTGGAGTTCTCCCTTACTTAGTATTTGCGGGATGATTTCATCCTCAATGCTCTTGAAATCGCCAAATTCCTCACTCAAGACTTGGTTACTTGCGGCTTCAATCATCCCCGAGGTACCATTACCCGTCACAGGACGGTACACCTCAAATGAGGAAACCACTGAGGATAGAGGAACCGTTGTGTCTCCATTCTGGTACTCATATAATGCATGTGGATCATCTATAAACACCATAAAGTCTTGGTTCTGTCCCTTATAAACAATTCTCTGTTGGCCTGAcatgtttgtttgtattgTACGATTTGTTTTTAACGATTTGTATTGTAAGATTTGCTTTTAACAATTTGTGTTTAACGATTTATAATGTCCGTTTGTGCTTGATTGTTGTATGCAGAGGTTCTATGCTCTTGTTAGTTGGTTTCTACAAACATTGTTTGATTCCAATTATCCCAAAAACAAGCAGGATATTGGTGGCTATTTATATTTGGAGTTTGATTTGCCTCCCATACTTGCCACCTTCCCAGTCGTTATTCTTTAAGAGGACCGGTTCATAATACGTAACCAATGTGGCTCAGCGAGGGGGTCATCAGGGATAGGTTGGAGGGCTCAAAAAGGGAAAAGCGCGCATGCGCCACACGCGTGGTTTACAATCAGGCTATTATTTACAGTTGGTGGGGTTTGCCACCCCCTTCCCCTCCTTCCCCTTCCACATTATGACGTGGCGCAAACGTCTGCCATTGCAGGCTCTGGTGGCGACATGAAATTGGTTTAATGGCATCTCCTAAGAGGCTTATTCAACTAAAGACAAAGATAGGAGGGACTTCTTGTGTAggatcaacaaaaaaacaggtAGAGAAGTATGCTTAGGGTCGGATTAGGGGCAGGTGGGTCTCACTTCAGGGCGTCGCTGTCGAAGGGGGCCTGTGTGCAAATCAGACATCTGGGCACCAATGGGTTCAGAAACACCCATCGTGTTAGGGTTCTTGTGTTCAACACCATGAGGCGAGCAATCTCGAACCAGGTTTTGGTGAGGTCCTCTCGTCGGTCGTTCTCCATTTTCAGTATAGGAAAGGCTGTGTCCAATGTAGCCAAGGTGCCCGTCTATTTGGGTGGAGGATTAGCTGCAGCAGGGAGTTATGTCATGTACAAAGTAGAAGAAGCATCAGACTATACTAGTGAACAGTTGGACAAGGCGAAAGAGTTTGCCGGGGACTTGAAGGAAGGGTTTGGAGTTTTCATGGATTCGTTGAAGAGCCAGTTCCCATCAAATGACGAGGTCGAAGGTGCGTCGAAAAAGTACAATAGCAACAATAGCAAcaatagcaacaacaacaacaacaacaacaaaggAGGTGACAATGGAGATGACGAGAAAACACTTGTTGGATCTGTTGCATCCGGTATTGGAATAGGGAAAAGTTTAAGTAATGGCTACAAAGATATgggagaagaagaagaagaagatctGGAGCTGCTCGAAGACGACGACGAAACTAGTGATGAGGAGGAACAGAGACAACGTGAAATGTTGGAGGATCAAATGCTCAACCTCACGAGGCAAATGATTGAAATTAGAAACATCCTCTTGAATGTGAATGGAGCTACGGATTTGAGATTACCTTCTATTGTTGTGATAGGCTCTCAAAGTTCGGGTAAATCCTCTGTCCTAGAGAGTATCGTTGGTCAAGAATTTCTACCAAAGGGTTCAAATATGGTCACTAGGAGACCCATTGAATTGACTCTAGTTAACGATCCTTCAAGTGCTTCGGAAGTTGCTGAATTCCCTGCTCTGAAGATGTTCAATATGACAGATTTCCAGCAAGTGCAAAAAGTCTTGGTCGACTTGAACTTGGCCGTCCCTCATGATGAGGCTGTTTCTTCAGATCCAATTCAACTGACAATCAAATCTCCGAGAGTCCCCGATCTTTCCTTGGTTGATCTACCAGGTTACATCCAAGTTGAAGCGGCTGACCAACCAAtgactttgaaatcaaaaatcagAGAAGTTTGTGACAAGTATCTTGAGCAGCCCAACATTATTTTGGCAATTTCTGCTGCTGATGTCGATCTAGCAAATTCATCTGCCTTGAGAGCAGCTAGAAAAGCTGATCCAAGGGGGGAAAGAACTATTGGTATTATTACCAAGTTAGATCTGGTGGATCCTGATGTAGGAAGGGCTATGCTGACCAACAAAAAGTatccattgaaaatggGTTATGTTGGAGTAGTTACTAAAATCCCTAAATCTAACTCGATTTTCCAAAAGCAAACAGGCTTACAGGCATTTATTGCACAGCAGAATGAGGAACGGAGATTTTTTAGGGAGAATAAGGAGGTATTCGAAGGCACGAGTGTTGGAACCaaactattgaaaaagaaacttaTTCGTGTTTTAGAGAGGTCCATGTCTGCAGCTTTGAAACCGATGCAGCAGCAGGTGATCAATGAATTGGAGGAGACGAGCTATAAATTTAAGGTTGAATTTAACGATAGAGATTTAACGGCAGAGAAATATATGGCTCAGACTATTGAtaacttgaaaatggaaataaaagaattcAGTGAGAGATTTGGGAGACCCGAATTAAGATCTTTACTAAGGAGTGAATTAGACCAAAAGGTTCTAGACGTTTTAGCATTGAGATATTGGAATAAATCGGAGCCGTATATAAAGAAGAATCCAGGTTACGCAGACTTGGAATACGAAGAgccttcaatttcagaacTAAACTATGCTAGGAATGATGAAACCTTTTGGCATAGGAAGTTGGATCTATCTACAGCCAACTTAACCAAAATTGGAGTTGGTCGGCTTTCAACCTCTTTAGTAACAGAAGCAATTCTGACTGAAATCGATGTATTGGTTAACAGCTCCAATTTGAGAAATAACAATATGATTAAGACCGCCATCAAGGATGCAGCAGCAAGTGTTTTAAGCCAACGGTTCAACTCAACAGCGGACCAAGTTGAAAATTGTATCAAGCCGTTCAAATACgaaattgaagttgaggACCGAGAATGGGATTTAGGCAGGAAGCATGCTATCATGCTACTCAATGAAGAGTTGAGAGAGTCCCGGGCAGCTTAtgatttgatcaagaaAACTGTTGGTGGAAATAAACTGAAGCAAATATTAACTTATATTCAAAACGAGCATAATAGTGTCGGACAAAACATAGAACGTGAAAATATGGGATTCAGCCCAGGTTTGTTATTGAGAGGACGTGAAGCATTATTTCTGAATGATAGAGTAAATATCTTGAATATGAGGTTGAAGGGATTGCAGAGTTCGAGCTGCAAATCTAAGGAGAATAAGTTCAAATGCCCCGAGATTTTCCttgatgttgttgctgaaaaattgaCGCAAACTGCTATACTATTCCTAAATGTCGAGTTGTTGAGTGACTTCTATTACAGCTTTCCGAGAGAGTTGGAAAAGAGATTAAGTTCTAATCTAACACCagaggaaattgaaagttaTGCCAAACAGGATCCAAAAGTTAGGCGCCACATTGAATTACAAGAACGGAAGGAACTACTCCAGTTGGCTTTGtctaaaattgaagatgtcaTGGCAATTCAAAAAAGATTTTAATCGCTTCTCATGTATATAAGCTCtgtattattttttttttgcagTGGTAAGAAAATTGGGTAAACATTAGGTTGTTCCCAGTAGGTTATAAAACGCAAAATATGTAACCGTACAAAGAGAAGCGAGAGTGTATGTGTGTGCAAGAGTGCAGGAGAGAGAgcaagagagagagagagagaaaaactGAACAATGCAACCTGTGTGTTTGTAAATGAACTCAAACACGAACCCACGAAACAATTAAATATAGATCATTCTACCCTTGACATTCTTGTGGATACCATCACCTATAGCCTTCTTTGCAGCTTCCACTGGCGATTGGTTCTTCAGAACTTTCACATTCTTTACAAAACATGTAGCTCTTTCACACAATAAGTCTGCATAATATGCAGGAGGAACAACTCTAACTGATTTGGTTGCCCTACCAAATATACTACACAAATTGTAGGTAATTTTCTGTAATTCATCTGGAGTCCAGTTATTCTCGTCATACAACACATAATAATGCCCTGGAATAGCAGTTCCTTGTAGGGCCTGTTGTGACTGTAGAAAGAAATCGTATAAACTTCTCGACGTCACacctttttcaacaatagaACCAGGAATAATATTATCTTGTGCTGTGACTGcaacttgttttccttgAGAATTAGCTGCATTCTTTTCTAGTGGGAAAAATCTAGTACTATGATTCTTTAGAATAGTAACAAATGTTAATTTAGGATCGAATTTAACACCGAGGTTGTTGGAGATAACCTTGAAAGAATTCTTGACTGCTGTAACTTCCTCGTCCAAGATAATATTGAACTGGCCCAATGAAACACCATCTCTATAAAACAATACTCTTGTTGGTAATTTACCCACAGATTTGTAGTATTCCATGATTCTTTCAACACACATTTTGGACATTTCAGCAATAGTTTCGACTTTTTGTTCCTGAACTGAGATGGAGCCAgggaaagaattgaaatgTCCGTCAACAGAGCCGACAACGGCTGCTATAGATGTACCGTTGGAGTTGTTGGTTGGGTGAGTCACATCGGCACCTAAAAGTAATGTCGGCAAGCCATCTACCACAAGCATACCAACATCGTTCTTAGATAGGACATGGTTGGTACCTCCAAGCTTAATACAAGTTTTCATGCTCATCAGTGCGTACATTTGTAGATCAAACTTGCcaaattttctctttgcaAACTTATTTGCTAGAGTACATTGATTCAAGATACCCAAATCCTTATCCAGTGCAGTTTTAACCGCCGAATAAATCTGTGAATCTTTCTGATTCAAAATTGTTAAAACGTAGTCAGTTTTTGATTGTAAAGGTTTCATGactttgatgatttccTTCGAGAGGTACATGACATTGTCATAGGAAACTGGTTCAAAGAGATAGTTCTTATCGAATTTCACGCCTGTCTTTGCAGCTGAATTAACAAATTCATTACAAGCATCTTCAATGTCATCCTTTTCGTACGCACGGAGGGGTCTCCTagaattttccaaaactaaGACCGTCAACTTCTTGACACCTTTAACAGGATTATAGAATTGCTTGTTAATTAGATCCCAAGATCCCTTGGCTTTTTCCGACTTACCATCTGCCGGTTTTTCACTATAAGCAATTTTTGCATTCTTATACTCCAGAACAGGAGCTGGTAAAACTCTCGAAGGGACAACAACCAACTTTTTACCAATTCTAGCAGATTCTTCACTATCAATTGCAGTTGATAAATTCTTGATACCCTCTTGTTGAACTAGGCCAGCTATAACATGAGGTCTGTGGGTAGTGAAACTCAGAATACCCCTTACATCGGAGATTTCCCCCTTGAACTCTTGACCTGGGACAATGATACACGCTTCCATTGGTAGGTAATTGCTGCCACCCAAATGAACTAAAGGCGCATCGGGATACTTCAGCTTCAAGTTGTACTTTTCTGCAAAGTATTCAGCAACTGATGTTTGCTTACCATCACAGTCGAATTTATAATTGTTAGCAGTATCTGACCTACTTATATCAAAAATACCCTTTGGTTTGGACTTATGGCCCAAATAAGTCCTCAAAATTTTGATacctttgaagaaaaacctTTGGTTGACTATTTCAGAGTTCGGAACCTTCTTCAGATCGGTTTCTCCAAAATAATCTGCAACTAAATCTGCAACAGACATTGGAGTACCATCCTTATTATGGGATTTGATAAACGCACCAGCAACGGGCCTCACGTTAAGCATGACATTATCAAAAGTTGGTAAAACAGAAGCATAATAACCGCTGGCTAGATATAAACCTCTTTGGAAAGACTGGCATTTTTCAGGATGCTCgacaaagaagaacttAGACCTGCCTGCAGTGAAGACATTGGCCGTTTTGGCAATTTGGTAACCCAATAAAACATTGAGGGCAGAAATGTAAGCAGCAGCTTCGATGTTTTTCTCATCTTTAATTTGGACCCAGTTATTCAAATCATCCATATCCAATTTATAAATGTATTCAACGGTACAATAAACTGGAGGATCACCTTCggtcttcttcttctccgAACCTCTTAAGGCAGCCATCACAGTCGAGGAGACAACACCTTTGTAATCATCTTGCTGGAAATCAAATCTGACTTTTCCGTCCTTCCTTTTGATCGGCAATGGTGCCGACGAATATATTGCGTCTGAGCCATTATGAAATAATTTCCCCTTCAATCCGCTGAATGGAGACTTTTTCAGAAGGATTTCCAATAGATccttcttgatttttttctttgctgcAATCTCCGGCTGGAATGTGACGTTATAGTACCAGAATTTCATGTGCGAGACATTGAACTTGAGGTAATTCGTACCGACTTTGGTCTTTATACCAACGGTACCAAACCCAGGTCTTTTGACGAGTTGGTACGGATCGCCAGGTTTTCTGGTTTTCTCTTCCTGGGCCAACAACTCTTTAATTCTGAAGGTTGGATCCGGTGCAGTCATTTGTGATTCAAACTCCGGTTTGAATTGATATTCGGGTTTCACCACCTGTGCGTCACCACCACCAACCCCACCTCTGCCTCCTCTGCTTCCTTTGCCGCCCCTGCCGCCCCTGCCGCCTCTGCCTCCTCTACCGCCTCGTGTCCCACCTCTGATTCCTCCACGGCCTCTGTTGCTTCCCCCTGACATAGTAATAGATATTATTAttctatttctttgttcGTTCCTTCTGCTGGCTCTATCACTTCTGAAACGTACGTTTCAAATATCCCcaaatgcaaatgaaaGTGCCAAACAATTGTAGTTATAagcaaattttgaagaaagtgTCAGTCTTGTCAAGGAACTCCAAGAAACTTCAACTTGTATAGAGATCACCATTTCAATGTTGAatgtttctgtttttggATTCCCCTACATTGGCGGCGCGGTTTGTCATGTGATCATATAAAAAAACTAGGAGAACTTGATAAATACGAGACACTATAAAAgataaaaacaagttgaaatAAAGTAGGCGGAAGTCAACAAAGAGAGTGGCAGACACAAGTGCAACCCAATGGGATTTATGGTGTCTTGACATGCGGATGTCCTTATAGATCAATCAAGCTGTTTCCTGGTCCCTGGTGTTGGTTTCCGAAACCATAGCCTGTTTCGGAAGGAACAATACGAGAGTTGGAGTTTGCATTCAAAGTGTTTGGAACGCCAGTGAACTGGCTGTCCAAGAACGGGTTCTTTGGAGCAGACACTTGTTTATAGCCAGTACCTTGAGAGTTGATAAACGTGCCAGTCTTGGTGAATTGAGCCGGGATTCTAGCATCACCAGTATTACCAAAGGTGTCTATTCCTGTACCTTGGGCAAGCAACTGGTTGAGTTCGGAATACTGCTGGTTGATTCTTTGGCTTCCTGTAAGTGTTTGCTGTAGAggttgctgctgttgctgttgctgttgctgttgttgttgctgctgttgctgctgttgttgaagcaaCAAGCGTTGTCTCTGTAGCTCTTCTTCTCTACCTCTGGCTTCTGCATCTTGGGCTTCTTTCTGTGCCTGCTGTTGCCACTTCAAGTCTTGTTCTTGGGCCTGCGGTTGCTGTGCAAATGGATTGTTGGAACCCGTCTGTAAAGCCACCTGGCTCGAAGCCAGCTGTTGTTGGTAcatctgttgttgttgtaggTACATTTGCTGTTGTGCCAGGGCATGTTGTTGTGCAAGCGCTTGTTGTTGTGCCAATGCCTGTTGTTGTGCCAGCAGTTGCTGCTGTTGGAATTGGTCAGCATACACCGGGTTTCCAAACATATCATAACCGACAATTTGGCcttgttgctgttgttgtagaTCCTGATCTTGGTTGTAGAACCCATAAACATCCGGTGCATTGAAAGTATCGTTTATATCCAACAAGTTCtggttcttcttcctcatctcctcctcttccaaGGACAACTGGATGGCCCGCTCCAAACTCTCGTCGGTTCTCTCTCTCCTTCTGgcctcctcctcctccgCTGTCAGCTTGGACTCCTCCAACGCTCTCTGGAGATCGTCATCATAGATCTCCTCGTCATAGTGTGTCCGGTCATGTGGCTTGTACTTTCTACGTCTCCCTCTAGACCCAGATTCGGCAGCAGAATCTCTCTCCTGCTTCAACCGCTCATCGTCCTGCAAGAGAGACGTCAACTCTTTGGCCTTGACTCTGATGATGGACCCCTGGTCCTGTCCTAGCGAGTCCTTCACATAGAACTCCCTCAACGTCTTGATAAGATAGAGGTTGTCCTTTGCCCAGATGACCACGTCGTCCGAACCGTACCTGACCAAGTACTCGAGCAAGGTTAGCGACTTGGCCACGTGTCTCCAGTGTCTCCCCTTGTCGTTGATTCTCTTATCGATGATGTCCATAACATCTTGGAACGTCCCGTTCTTGTACGTGAGGTCGGCAATGAGAGACATCTGCGTGATAGTGGGCGACATGTCGTCGTTCGACGTGCATTCCCGAACAAGTACCTGTGCAGACGAATAGCCCTTGGTGACGTTCTTGATGCTTCTAAGAACAGCCTTGGTTGTCATTGTATTCTTGATGAGTGTGTTTTCCTATATTTGAACAAAGGTGGACCAATGGCAGTAGGTAACGAAAACGAGGTAGTGGCGTGCAAAAGTGGTGGTTGCCTGTACCTGTATAtctatagatatatatatgtatgtatgtatgtatatgtatatgtatatgtatatatataaatatgtAGATGTGTGCACACCACACACCTATAAAGACACACTTGCACACTTGTGTAGCCTCCAAATGCATGCTCTCGGTCGGTGGCACTCGAAAACGAGGTGCAGCAGCCACTTGTGTCTCGAGCCGCTTCCTTTCTCAGCCATGGCCATTTCTCTCTCTGCACCCGACGGTCTTCCGCAACACCACTGAATGTACATTGGACGTGGTACAGTCTCTGAGGTGTCGACAGTGCATGGGTGTATGTTCAATGTACGCATTGGATCAGCTCTGCAGTATACTAGTAAAACAAACGTAGAGCTGACTGCGTGTTCTTGACGGAGAAGAGGGGGCTTGTGGAACTCCACCATCGATACATGTAAATAAAGATATACACATTTATAGATATATAAATAGGTGCACGTACACGTAAATGTAAACGTATACACTAATACTAATCCCCTGTTAGATGCAAGAAAACTGGAATGGCTTGTCCTTGCTAGTGGCTGGGTCTGCTCTCACAGCCAGGACAAATGTGGAGTGTCTCATGGATAAACACATCGCACGTGGTGCAGAAGGTGTTGTGGCAGTCTGAGCAAGTGTAGCTTGTCAATGGGACCTGTGCACAGGCAAAGCATCGTTTGGCCTTCCCATTCAGTTTCCCCCCATTACCAGCTGGAGACTCCACAAAGAGTTTGAGAGGGAAGAGGTGGTGGTAGGATCTGGCCAAGTGTGTCGAGAGAACCAATGTCAGTCCACAGGAGGGGCACACTGCCGGTAGTGCACACACCCGACTTGTACATTGTGGACAGGTATATCCGCCACACACTAGTTGTGAATGACATGCACAGAGCGTTGGAGAGCTTTCGGCCACTCTAGAGGGGAAACCCATCTTGACAAGGGCATGTGCATCAGTGCTACCGTCCTTGGGGACCCCCAGTGGGGCCACACACTCCTGCACGAGTTCTCTGAAATGCGTCTCATTGAGCACCACGTTGTAGGCATCTTTCGGATTGGCATTGGCATTGGTGGCCCGTACCAGCTCTTCACAAACGGCAACCCTGGCCGCTAGCCCAATGACACGGACAGCAACCTTCTCCTTGGCCAATCTTTTTATGGTCGCATGTATATCGCCTGCATCGGCAGTAAAGAGTGCACCAAACACTAGGACTATCTCCCTCGTGGCATGGCCAAGAGTGTGTGCAAGAAGGCCACGGGCCATTTCAAGGGCATTCTGAAGAGACGGCCCACCTTCCGGATCGACTCTCCCCAAAGTATGGAGAGCATCCACATGTTCACTGGGGTTCCCGCTCATGGGAGAGACACAATGGGCAAGACCGTTTCGCATGGCGACAACGGCCAGCTGAGAGATGGGATTTTCCTCAAAGAAGTCATGTACAAACTCCACGGCATACTTCACTGTCAAGGAATGCCGGTTTGGGCGGAAGTCCTTCTCTCGCATCACCTGGGAACAATCCAAGACTAGCACCACTGTACGGATAATCCCCCTCTGAAATGGAGTGGCATTGATATGCGACCGTTTCCGCTGTGTATCCACTAGTCCACTAACCAGACTCGCAATGGACCCACTTTCGTCCTCTTGGACAATGTCCCACGACCGGCGGTACTCATCCTCCCAGGAGTACCCACTGTTGGACCCGTTACCAGCGGCATCCGCTGTGGTGGTCGACCCCGTCGCATCTATATCATCATCTACTTTGGAGATTCCTCGTGACTTCTGTTGCTGCCGGCGTCTGGAAGGAACAACAATCTCGTCCTCATCATCGTCTTGGTTAACTGTACTGTTCGTGGAGGAGGCTCTGTGTGGATGTGACATGGTCTATGTATCTATGATGGCTGGACAAGTGTGGGTTATTATCTGCAAGACAGGGCAGACTTTATCGATGCAATATGCAGTTCTAAAGAGCGAAAAACACTGGGGACCTACCAGACTAGAAAGACAACAACTCTTCAAGGTAAAGAAGTGTACCCTCTCAATAGGGGTAAATCAACAGTGTCAATTTTTTATCTTGAATTCATGTGCGTTTTCTACAGCATGGAaagagtgaaaaaaaaaaaaattctgTGAActgaaaaagatgaaaaaaaaatgtatcttttaattttttttccttaacttcttctctttaAAAGTTTCACTTCTTTGCGTCCCTTGTAGCTACAAAGTTTTATTCAGCTATCTAATTGTTTGTCTCTAATCAAAAAATGGGTAAAGTCAGAAGTAGAAGAACTAAAAAGTCAGAAGTAGACAACGTTGGAGACGATGAGGATTTTTCAGGGACAACTGGCGTGGTAGACAGCAACGTTGGACCTGATGAACCACCTGCTTTCTTTGGATTGGTCGACTCTAATGAATTGACATACTTCCACCAGGCAGAACAGACGCTTAATTTAAACACGTTTTCCACTCCTGAGGAGAG
The window above is part of the Pichia kudriavzevii chromosome 1, complete sequence genome. Proteins encoded here:
- a CDS encoding uncharacterized protein (PKUD0A10610; similar to Saccharomyces cerevisiae YLR005W (SSL1); ancestral locus Anc_5.226), yielding MSHPHRASSTNSTVNQDDDEDEIVVPSRRRQQQKSRGISKVDDDIDATGSTTTADAAGNGSNSGYSWEDEYRRSWDIVQEDESGSIASLVSGLVDTQRKRSHINATPFQRGIIRTVVLVLDCSQVMREKDFRPNRHSLTVKYAVEFVHDFFEENPISQLAVVAMRNGLAHCVSPMSGNPSEHVDALHTLGRVDPEGGPSLQNALEMARGLLAHTLGHATREIVLVFGALFTADAGDIHATIKRLAKEKVAVRVIGLAARVAVCEELVRATNANANPKDAYNVVLNETHFRELVQECVAPLGVPKDGSTDAHALVKMGFPSRVAESSPTLCACHSQLVCGGYTCPQCTSRVCALPAVCPSCGLTLVLSTHLARSYHHLFPLKLFVESPAGNGGKLNGKAKRCFACAQVPLTSYTCSDCHNTFCTTCDVFIHETLHICPGCESRPSH
- a CDS encoding uncharacterized protein (PKUD0A10590; Pfam Domains: Piwi(1.4e-75)|PAZ(1.1e-19)) — its product is MSGGSNRGRGGIRGGTRGGRGGRGGRGGRGGKGSRGGRGGVGGGDAQVVKPEYQFKPEFESQMTAPDPTFRIKELLAQEEKTRKPGDPYQLVKRPGFGTVGIKTKVGTNYLKFNVSHMKFWYYNVTFQPEIAAKKKIKKDLLEILLKKSPFSGLKGKLFHNGSDAIYSSAPLPIKRKDGKVRFDFQQDDYKGVVSSTVMAALRGSEKKKTEGDPPVYCTVEYIYKLDMDDLNNWVQIKDEKNIEAAAYISALNVLLGYQIAKTANVFTAGRSKFFFVEHPEKCQSFQRGLYLASGYYASVLPTFDNVMLNVRPVAGAFIKSHNKDGTPMSVADLVADYFGETDLKKVPNSEIVNQRFFFKGIKILRTYLGHKSKPKGIFDISRSDTANNYKFDCDGKQTSVAEYFAEKYNLKLKYPDAPLVHLGGSNYLPMEACIIVPGQEFKGEISDVRGILSFTTHRPHVIAGLVQQEGIKNLSTAIDSEESARIGKKLVVVPSRVLPAPVLEYKNAKIAYSEKPADGKSEKAKGSWDLINKQFYNPVKGVKKLTVLVLENSRRPLRAYEKDDIEDACNEFVNSAAKTGVKFDKNYLFEPVSYDNVMYLSKEIIKVMKPLQSKTDYVLTILNQKDSQIYSAVKTALDKDLGILNQCTLANKFAKRKFGKFDLQMYALMSMKTCIKLGGTNHVLSKNDVGMLVVDGLPTLLLGADVTHPTNNSNGTSIAAVVGSVDGHFNSFPGSISVQEQKVETIAEMSKMCVERIMEYYKSVGKLPTRVLFYRDGVSLGQFNIILDEEVTAVKNSFKVISNNLGVKFDPKLTFVTILKNHSTRFFPLEKNAANSQGKQVAVTAQDNIIPGSIVEKGVTSRSLYDFFLQSQQALQGTAIPGHYYVLYDENNWTPDELQKITYNLCSIFGRATKSVRVVPPAYYADLLCERATCFVKNVKVLKNQSPVEAAKKAIGDGIHKNVKGRMIYI
- a CDS encoding uncharacterized protein (PKUD0A10570; similar to Saccharomyces cerevisiae YHR087W (RTC3); ancestral locus Anc_5.384); translated protein: MSGQQRIVYKGQNQDFMVFIDDPHALYEYQNGDTTVPLSSVVSSFEVYRPVTGNGTSGMIEAASNQVLSEEFGDFKSIEDEIIPQILSKGELQKVRKESFA
- a CDS encoding uncharacterized protein (PKUD0A10580; similar to Saccharomyces cerevisiae YOR211C (MGM1); ancestral locus Anc_8.628), yielding MLRVGLGAGGSHFRASLSKGACVQIRHLGTNGFRNTHRVRVLVFNTMRRAISNQVLVRSSRRSFSIFSIGKAVSNVAKVPVYLGGGLAAAGSYVMYKVEEASDYTSEQLDKAKEFAGDLKEGFGVFMDSLKSQFPSNDEVEGASKKYNSNNSNNSNNNNNNNKGGDNGDDEKTLVGSVASGIGIGKSLSNGYKDMGEEEEEDLELLEDDDETSDEEEQRQREMLEDQMLNLTRQMIEIRNILLNVNGATDLRLPSIVVIGSQSSGKSSVLESIVGQEFLPKGSNMVTRRPIELTLVNDPSSASEVAEFPALKMFNMTDFQQVQKVLVDLNLAVPHDEAVSSDPIQLTIKSPRVPDLSLVDLPGYIQVEAADQPMTLKSKIREVCDKYLEQPNIILAISAADVDLANSSALRAARKADPRGERTIGIITKLDLVDPDVGRAMLTNKKYPLKMGYVGVVTKIPKSNSIFQKQTGLQAFIAQQNEERRFFRENKEVFEGTSVGTKLLKKKLIRVLERSMSAALKPMQQQVINELEETSYKFKVEFNDRDLTAEKYMAQTIDNLKMEIKEFSERFGRPELRSLLRSELDQKVLDVLALRYWNKSEPYIKKNPGYADLEYEEPSISELNYARNDETFWHRKLDLSTANLTKIGVGRLSTSLVTEAILTEIDVLVNSSNLRNNNMIKTAIKDAAASVLSQRFNSTADQVENCIKPFKYEIEVEDREWDLGRKHAIMLLNEELRESRAAYDLIKKTVGGNKLKQILTYIQNEHNSVGQNIERENMGFSPGLLLRGREALFLNDRVNILNMRLKGLQSSSCKSKENKFKCPEIFLDVVAEKLTQTAILFLNVELLSDFYYSFPRELEKRLSSNLTPEEIESYAKQDPKVRRHIELQERKELLQLALSKIEDVMAIQKRF
- a CDS encoding uncharacterized protein (PKUD0A10600; similar to Saccharomyces cerevisiae YDL161W (ENT1) and YLR206W (ENT2); ancestral locus Anc_7.342), translated to MTTKAVLRSIKNVTKGYSSAQVLVRECTSNDDMSPTITQMSLIADLTYKNGTFQDVMDIIDKRINDKGRHWRHVAKSLTLLEYLVRYGSDDVVIWAKDNLYLIKTLREFYVKDSLGQDQGSIIRVKAKELTSLLQDDERLKQERDSAAESGSRGRRRKYKPHDRTHYDEEIYDDDLQRALEESKLTAEEEEARRRERTDESLERAIQLSLEEEEMRKKNQNLLDINDTFNAPDVYGFYNQDQDLQQQQQGQIVGYDMFGNPVYADQFQQQQLLAQQQALAQQQALAQQHALAQQQMYLQQQQMYQQQLASSQVALQTGSNNPFAQQPQAQEQDLKWQQQAQKEAQDAEARGREEELQRQRLLLQQQQQQQQQQQQQQQQQQQPLQQTLTGSQRINQQYSELNQLLAQGTGIDTFGNTGDARIPAQFTKTGTFINSQGTGYKQVSAPKNPFLDSQFTGVPNTLNANSNSRIVPSETGYGFGNQHQGPGNSLIDL